GAGCGATGTCGCGAACCCAGGCATTAAGGGATTTTGACGGAAGGAAGCTTGAGAAGGAATTGAACAGCAGAGGGATCGCAACCAAAGCCTCAACTCCGAGATCCCTTGCAGAGGAAGCTCCTAAAGCCTATAAGGATGTTGACGCAGTCATTGATTCGATCCACGGAGCAGGCATCTCTTCCAAAGTGATCAGGATGACTCCTTTGGGTGTTGTGAAAGGGTAATAGGGAATGGCCTCTCTGAAACCACAATATTAATAAACAAAGGTTCATTTATTCTTCATATGGCAAAAACATTTCATGTGATCATAGAGCAGGATGAAGACGGGGGCTATGTAGGAAAGGTTCTAGAGCTTCAGGGCTGCCTTAGCCAGGGAGACACATTAGATGAATTAATGAAGAATATTAAAGAAGCTATTGAGCTTTGCCTTGAAGTGCAAGAAGATGAAAAGAAAACAGTCGAGGAGGAAAGCATTAAGTTTGTTGGAGTTCAAGAGATTATTGTCTGATGAAGCTTCCTCTGCTTTCTTCTAAAGAGCTTTGCAAATTTCTTGAGAAAGAGGGTTTTCAGTGCATTAGGCAAAAAGGAAGCCATAGATTCTATCGGCATCCT
The sequence above is a segment of the Candidatus Nanoarchaeia archaeon genome. Coding sequences within it:
- a CDS encoding type II toxin-antitoxin system HicB family antitoxin, giving the protein MAKTFHVIIEQDEDGGYVGKVLELQGCLSQGDTLDELMKNIKEAIELCLEVQEDEKKTVEEESIKFVGVQEIIV